A single genomic interval of Thermanaerothrix sp. harbors:
- a CDS encoding 4Fe-4S binding protein, which produces MKLVFSDVDPYYALFNFWTGEVPLTALIVLGLALIASLFIERPFCKYACPYGALLGIFNIFRIFGIKRNQNTCINCKACDRACPMNISVSTSTTVRHHQCITCLKCTSETACPVPATVELLS; this is translated from the coding sequence ATGAAACTGGTTTTTTCTGATGTGGATCCCTATTATGCTCTTTTTAACTTCTGGACCGGTGAAGTGCCCCTTACGGCGTTGATTGTCCTGGGGCTTGCTTTAATAGCCTCTCTTTTTATTGAACGGCCCTTCTGTAAGTATGCCTGTCCTTACGGGGCCCTCCTGGGAATTTTTAATATCTTCCGTATTTTTGGAATTAAACGGAATCAGAATACCTGTATTAACTGTAAGGCCTGCGATCGGGCCTGTCCCATGAACATATCTGTTTCTACGAGTACGACCGTTCGTCATCATCAGTGTATTACCTGTCTCAAATGTACCTCTGAAACGGCCTGTCCTGTGCCTGCTACGGTAGAACTTCTGTCTC